A single window of Anaerocolumna chitinilytica DNA harbors:
- a CDS encoding alpha/beta hydrolase has product MSLAEITFMSGCLKRMVTFKALIPNERGFLPGEERSFSTEKHRTLYLLHGYSGDCSDYLMNTNISFLSAVNNLAVIFPSGENSFYLEDADKGEDYSRFIGEELINYTRSLFHLSDSKEDTYIGGYSMGGYGAMINGLRYADTFSRIISLSGAYIELGIADEIKFLPDGISDEKYQNRIFGAPDKLRKSDKDPRYCIEALEEKKKEMPEIYLVCGEQDFLIEPNRKLHQFLAEKEIPHYYEEGEGVHNWAYWNKHLEASVAWLLDQKGI; this is encoded by the coding sequence ATGTCACTTGCGGAAATTACATTTATGTCCGGTTGTTTAAAGAGAATGGTAACTTTTAAGGCACTAATACCAAATGAAAGGGGCTTTCTGCCCGGTGAAGAAAGAAGCTTTTCAACGGAAAAGCATAGGACACTTTATCTTTTGCATGGCTATTCCGGTGATTGCAGTGATTATCTGATGAATACCAATATTTCTTTTCTTTCTGCTGTCAATAATCTGGCAGTGATATTCCCAAGCGGAGAGAATTCTTTTTATCTGGAGGATGCGGATAAAGGAGAAGATTACAGCAGATTCATAGGAGAAGAGCTTATCAACTATACCAGAAGCCTGTTCCACCTCTCTGATAGCAAAGAGGATACCTACATTGGAGGATATTCCATGGGAGGTTATGGAGCTATGATCAACGGTCTTCGGTACGCGGATACCTTTTCACGGATTATCAGCCTGTCCGGTGCCTATATAGAATTAGGCATAGCCGATGAAATCAAATTTCTTCCTGATGGTATCTCCGATGAAAAATATCAGAACAGAATCTTCGGAGCTCCGGATAAACTAAGAAAATCTGATAAGGACCCAAGATACTGTATTGAAGCATTGGAAGAAAAGAAAAAAGAAATGCCGGAGATTTATCTGGTGTGCGGAGAACAGGACTTCCTGATAGAACCAAACCGTAAACTACATCAATTTCTGGCTGAGAAAGAAATTCCCCATTACTATGAAGAAGGGGAAGGAGTTCACAACTGGGCTTACTGGAATAAACACCTGGAGGCTTCCGTTGCGTGGCTCTTGGACCAAAAAGGCATTTAA
- a CDS encoding ABC transporter permease: protein MNAKKSKAKRGYAKSAPLLLIALPGIVYLLINNYIPMFGIFLAFKQFDYVKGVFGSDWVGFDNFKFLFHTRDALIMTRNTLLYNLAFILIGTVMAIFVAILLYELGVKARVKLFQSALLLPNLMSWVIIAFIGFSFLNSDSGFINNTIIPLLGGKEIAWYSEGKYWPFILVFVYLWKYTGYASIIYMASIAGIDKGIFEAAKLDGAGKLKQILYITVPMLKPTVIIMTLMSVGRIFYSDFGLFYQMPMNSGALYDVTQTIDTYVYRGLMKLNDIGMSAAAGLFQSTVGFLLVITANGIVRKTDEENALF, encoded by the coding sequence ATGAACGCAAAGAAAAGTAAGGCAAAGAGAGGATATGCAAAATCCGCGCCTCTGCTGTTAATAGCCCTTCCAGGCATAGTGTATCTGCTTATAAATAACTACATCCCCATGTTTGGTATTTTCCTTGCGTTTAAGCAGTTTGACTATGTAAAAGGAGTTTTTGGAAGTGATTGGGTAGGTTTTGATAATTTTAAATTCCTTTTTCATACCAGGGATGCACTGATTATGACCCGGAATACCCTGCTGTATAATCTGGCATTTATCCTTATCGGTACGGTAATGGCAATTTTTGTTGCGATTTTACTATATGAACTGGGGGTAAAGGCAAGAGTAAAGCTGTTTCAGTCCGCCCTTCTTCTTCCCAATCTGATGTCCTGGGTAATTATTGCCTTTATCGGATTTTCTTTCTTAAACTCCGACAGCGGCTTTATCAACAATACGATTATCCCATTATTGGGAGGGAAAGAGATTGCCTGGTACTCGGAAGGAAAGTATTGGCCTTTTATTCTTGTATTTGTTTACCTATGGAAGTATACAGGCTATGCTTCTATCATATATATGGCAAGCATTGCCGGTATCGACAAAGGTATTTTTGAGGCGGCGAAGCTGGACGGAGCGGGAAAACTGAAACAAATCCTCTATATCACGGTTCCTATGCTAAAGCCGACGGTAATTATTATGACGCTGATGTCGGTTGGAAGGATATTCTATTCCGATTTTGGATTATTCTATCAGATGCCTATGAATTCAGGTGCTTTGTATGATGTTACCCAGACCATTGATACTTATGTATACAGAGGGCTGATGAAGCTGAATGACATCGGTATGTCGGCTGCGGCAGGGCTATTCCAGTCTACGGTAGGATTCCTTTTAGTAATCACCGCCAATGGGATAGTTCGTAAGACAGATGAAGAAAATGCATTATTTTAG
- a CDS encoding carbohydrate ABC transporter permease produces MKNKKITSEKKFEIVSTIVLTVLTLIALLPIALIVIASFTDEQALLTNGYSYLPKKLSLDAYYYMVQKGVMISRAYGISGIVTIGGTVLSVIITAMIAYPMSRKNFKYRNHLAFFVFFTMLFNGGIVSSYMLWSRFFHIKNTVWALMLPNYLVTAFNIFLVRNYYANSVPDSLIESAQIDGARELTIFRKIMFPLAVPTVATISLFTGLLYWNDWINGLYYITNPKMYGIQNLLIRIMDNIQFLKSGSASNLLGTASVDLPGTAVRMAMAVIGILPIVIIYPFVQKYFIKGVVVGAVKG; encoded by the coding sequence ATGAAAAATAAAAAAATAACCAGTGAAAAAAAATTCGAGATAGTTTCAACAATTGTACTGACAGTCCTTACATTGATTGCATTACTGCCGATTGCTCTTATTGTGATTGCCTCCTTTACCGACGAACAGGCACTTTTGACTAATGGGTATTCTTATCTTCCCAAGAAACTGAGTCTGGATGCTTATTACTATATGGTACAAAAGGGGGTTATGATATCCAGAGCCTACGGGATATCGGGTATTGTAACCATAGGCGGGACGGTACTCAGTGTTATTATTACTGCCATGATAGCCTATCCTATGTCCAGGAAGAACTTTAAGTACCGGAACCATTTGGCTTTCTTTGTATTCTTTACCATGCTATTTAACGGCGGAATTGTTTCCTCCTATATGCTCTGGTCCAGATTCTTTCACATTAAGAATACGGTATGGGCGCTGATGCTTCCTAATTATCTGGTTACAGCTTTTAATATCTTTCTGGTAAGAAATTATTATGCCAACAGTGTGCCGGATTCTCTTATTGAATCTGCTCAGATAGATGGTGCCAGGGAATTGACCATATTTCGTAAGATTATGTTTCCCCTTGCCGTTCCGACGGTAGCTACCATAAGCCTTTTTACAGGCTTGTTATATTGGAATGACTGGATAAACGGCTTGTATTACATAACGAATCCGAAGATGTATGGTATTCAAAACCTGCTAATCCGTATAATGGATAACATCCAGTTCTTAAAGTCCGGTTCGGCCTCCAATCTATTGGGGACCGCCTCGGTGGACCTGCCGGGAACAGCGGTTCGTATGGCTATGGCGGTTATCGGAATACTGCCGATTGTAATAATCTATCCTTTTGTACAGAAATATTTTATAAAAGGTGTGGTGGTAGGTGCCGTTAAGGGTTAA